A window of Patagioenas fasciata isolate bPatFas1 chromosome 27, bPatFas1.hap1, whole genome shotgun sequence genomic DNA:
GAAATTCTGCCCTAGGCCTTCCCGGAGATCTCCACGCTGCCCTGGTAcaccctgctgttccccctgAGCTGCCTCCTCGCCATCCGCGGTCTGCGAGACCTGATCGACGACATCGTGAGTGCGGCTGGAGAGAAAGGCCctgggtgttgggtgcaggtccTGGAGGAGATGGCCGGAGAGGGGCCCTTTGCTGCGGGTGAACTGAGAGGCTCGGGACCTGCTGTCACTTGTCATTCTTGAGCCACTGTCAACTCCACCATGTCCAAAACTCTTCGTATTTTCCCTTGGGAAGGACATAACCAGCCGGTTGCTCTCCCTGGGGTCTGGAGCCCCATTTCCCTCATCTTTAATACCTTAACTAATGGTCACATTCCCAGGTTTGTCCCCAGAGACACCTCAGGGGAATTTTGCCTCTGTTTACTAGAATACCCCTTCCAATTGCCTCAGAAAGCGGACCTTGCTCTGGGGCTGAGGAGGCGGATGATGGCGCTACGAGGGTTGTTTCCAGGGACAGGGGAGTCTGGCGCGGCACATCCCTCTCCTTTGgcctctcctttccctcctccGTGCAGGGCCGTCACCAGAGCGACAGGAGCATCAACAGCAGACCGTGTGAAATCCTGTCTGGGAAGAGGTGAGAGGCTTGGGGAAGCCGTACCTGTTCTTTTCCAAGCCTGTGTGGAGCGGTGGATCATCCGAAGTGCTGAGCACCCTTGAGCAGAGCAGCTGAGAAGGGGTTTGGTGGGACTACCCCTGATCCTGCACATGTCCACCACCTCCCGAACCACCGCAGGCCCAGCTGTTCCCCTGCAGGGACCACCCTATTCCAGTCACACACAGCAGGTCTAAACCAGCCCTCGTTTGCTGTCCTGTTCTGGCAGGAGGGCTTCCTTGGCCACAGAATTCCTCCAGATGCTAATGTCTGACCCGCAGAGTCAGATCGCTGCCGAACACCAGGCCACGGGAGGACCAGCGTCACTCACCTGTGGCTGGGGGGTGAAGGTGCCTGTCACCCATAGGCACGGGGGACAGGGATGTGACAAACAGGTCCTTGTGCCACCTCGGTGCCCAGCCACCCTTTGGTCGTGCAGCTGGGAGGCCACCATGGCGGCAGAGGAACCAGCGCCCCGGAGAAGCCGCTCATGCGAGAGGCTGGGAGGGACACCGCCTGGTCCGGAGGGCAGGGACAGCCGCGGGTCCTGTTCCCACTGCTCCCGAGGGTAAAATTCCCCCCCGATTCTCTTGCAGCTTCCGCTGGCAGAAGTGGCGCGACATCTGCGTGGGCGACATCGTCCGTCTGCGTAAGGAGAGCTTGGTCCCGGTGAGCGGCGCgcgggctggggggggcaggggggctcAGCCGGGCACTCCCCCACGTCCTGCTCTTCCAGGCCGACATGCTCCTGCTGCGCAGCTCGGAGCCCAGCAGCCTGTGCTACCTGGAGACCGCTGACATTGACGGGTGAGAACGGGGGGGAGGCCCCTCCTGCCATGGGGGAGAGCGGCAGAGACACCCCAGCCAACAGCGGGAGCCTCCGCTCCTAGGGACCCCTGGGACCGGCGGGGCTgcaaggggatcccctgaaagctGAACCTACAGACACCCCAGGAGTGGGATTTGAGCCCCAAATTTTGAAAATGAGAGCACAAAAACATTTTCCACAGAGCAGCTTGGGCATCTCCATCTCCTGGCTCCACCCAGCCCATCCATCGCCCGTCCGCAGGGTGATTTAATGGCAGGGTCCCCAGGCCAGGGCTCCCTCCCTGCCTGGGTGCTCGATGCGTGCCGTGATAGCTCCCTATCTCACCTTTCATCGCCATCACTCATGTAATCACCCAGTAATTAATGGCCGTCCCGGTCCCACGGGGCTGACAGCAGCATTAACAGCTCTGCCACCCTGCacgttgttttatttttccctcgCTGGCTCTTGCTCAACAGGGAAACAAACCTGAAGTTCAGACAAGCCCTCCTGGTCACGCACCGGGAGCTGGCGAGCGAGGAGAGCATGGCCGCCTTCGACGGTGAGTGAGCGGGgacgcggcggcggcgccgggggaCGGGGTCGGCCCCGCAGTCTCTGTCCCCTCGGAACCGCTGCCACCGGTCCTGTTTGAGGTCACACTTGCTCCTGCCTGCAAGGAGCCACAGGCCGCGTGTGGAGGGCCTTCCCCAGCCGAGcgatgggtcctttggggctgtgCAGGGGATGAGGGGGAtccggacagacagacaccccaGAACTGACACTAGAGCTCCAGATTTTGAAAATGGGTGTCCAAAACCACTTTCTGCAGAGCAGCTCGTGGCTTGTGCTTCCCCCTGCCCTGGATCTCGACTTTCCCACTGGAAACAAGCGCTTGGCTCCCAAACCTCAGCCTGGATCCTGCGTTTTTTCCCCTTTGGTCCCCCATAGGACACAGGCTCCCCTCTCAAAGCCGCTGGGGATGACGGGGTTGTGGTTGTGCCTGGTCCAGTTGTGTCGCCCAGCGTGGTTCCTGGACTGAGCACCCTCCCAGGACTGCAGGGTGACCCTGCAGCTCAGCCTGAGCTTAATTCGAGCCACCCATGTCCCAGCTGGGTCTGGAGAGGCCCTGCCAACGTCTGCATTTCCCCATAGAAGACCAGCGCTTTGCAGGGGGCGGGAGCGGAGAGGAAGGGCCTCGCGTTGGCCCTGAGGCCGTGACCTGACTCCTGCGCTCTGCTCAAGGGAGGGTGACCTGCGAGGAGCCCAACAGCCGCATGCACAGCTTCACGGGCACGCTGGCCTGGAGGGGCGAGACCCACGCGCTGGACAGCGAGCGGCTCCTGCTGCGCGGCTGCAGGCTGCGCAACACCGACCTCTGCTATGGCCTGGTTATCTACGCAGGTGAGTGCCGGCCGGGAGCGGGACGGGCAGGGCAGCGTTCCCGGGGATTTTAAGCTGCCCAGGAGCTTCTGGCAtcagcaggtcctgttcccagctgaTACAAAGGGGGAGGACCTGCCACTGTCACCAAGCCCCTGACCAAGGGACGTGGTCCTCTGAAGTATTCAGAGGTGGGGAGACGTTGTTGAGGAGGAACAGGTCAGCCTTCCGGGGACTGGGGACTTGCTTTCTCACTTCTAAAATGTTTCTTGTCCAGGATTTGATTCCAAAATTATGAGGAACTGTGGGAAGATCAAGCGGAAGAAAACCAAGCTGGACCGCATGATGGACCGGCTGGTGATCATGGTGAGTGTGGCGCGCACGCCTCCGCCGTGGCCcgctgccctgctgggggtctcAGCGTCTCCTCACGGGGGCTGCTTGCTTGGGTGATGCTGATTTTTCTTAAGCTTCAATATTTTGCTCGAAATGTCTTTGGTTTAACACGTTCTGGGCAAATAGCAAACGATGCTCCCAGGGAGCGGCAGTTGCTGGCTCTGGAGCGGTGGTCGTGTTGCTTAAACTCTAGACCCCTGTGGGAGGCAAAGCACTGTGGTCACGACAGTTAATTGCAGTAGGTGGTTCTTATTCTGGTTCCTGGCGACTGAGTGTCATCCCTGCTCAGACTGGCTGCTAGCGTTCCTCTGCTTGCTGGTAACGTCAGCAGGAAGGTGCAGGACACCCCTTCTCCTTGGAGATGGTACAGGAGGCAATCAGGAGGGTGGGAAAGCTGAGTTTTGCTGTGCGTGTGTGGTGTGGGTGTTTCAAGCTGAAATACCTGCTGTGACCCTTCATCTCGGCCCAGGATGAGCTCTGAGAACCACCTTCAGGAACACAGACACATTTCTGTGGGTTCACACCTAAATGAGACAAACGATCTGGAAGGGGCAATGGGAAGGGTGTGGTGGGCTCTGTGTGATGTGAGGTCTCATCCTGGCTTCCCGTCCCAGATCTTCCTGGCGCTGTTGGTCACGTCGCTGTGCCTCGCCATTGCCTCTGGGTTCTGGGCCAAGACGTTCCAGGAGAAGCACGGCTACCTCTCCGTGTTCTACAAGCACACGACCCCTGCCCAGCAGGCCTTCTTCAGCTTCTGGGGCTTCACAATCCTCCTGAGCATCATCATTCCCATGTCCATGTATATAACGTAAGAACAACAGAGCTTGCACGTGATTGGAGATCAGTGCTTCATTCATTGCCCTTGACCACTGTCTGGCACCTTGGTTTGCGGCCACAAAAGGGGCTGCACAAAAGATCCTGAGCAAACCATTCCCCTGTGTTCCATGAGCCctaagagggagggagggagggatggatggatggatggatggatggatgggtggatggagtgTGTATCTTACAAACATCGATGATGTTCTTTGAGATCTTCCCAGAGGAAAGCCAGACAAGAGATGCAAAGACACGTACTGATGCTGGAAATCGCATGCAGGCTGAGGATGAGACTGGTGAAGGTTGTATTTCCCCACTAAGCAGCAGCCTGGTGGGGAAGAGAAGGACGCAGCCCACAGTTTGTGCTGGAAGAAGCAGTTTCCCAATGCTTAGGTCCTTCAGTGAAACTCCAGATCTATTAATTTAGTCATCAAGGGCCAGATTCCCAGAGGGGAGCGCAGCTGCCTGGGCCCTGTGGGCGCTCGGGCTGGTGTGATGAGCTGACCTCAAACCATGAAAATGCTCTTGCTTACCCCAAGCTCAGAACTAGGTGGGGAGGTCCCCCCAGCCCGTTCTTCCTGTGCCAGACCCCTGGGATGTGAGCGATGCCATCTCCTTCCCCAGGGTAAGTTTCCTCCTATCGGGCTCTCTAGGTTTGAATTCATCTATCTGGTGAACAGCTTTTTTATCAACTGGGACCTGGAAATGTATCACGCGGCCAAGGACATCCCAGCCAAAGCCAGAAGCACCAGCCTCAATGATCAGCTCGGCCAGATTGAGTATATCTTCTCAGACAAGACGGGCACCTTGACACAAAACGTGATGAGCTTCAAGAAATGCTGCATCAATGGGACAATCTATGGTAACTCTTGGTGGACACGAGTTTGTAGAGACTCATGAGCAAGGCAGAACTTGACTTTAGACCACTTTGCTTCTCTCTGTTTCCCCTGGTTTTCTGGGAAGCTTGGGGCACGTGGGTTGATCTTGGTAGTCCGGTGTGtaggcaggagctgcaggagctcagCTTGTTCTCATCTCCCATGTCACTGGTGCTTTGCAGGGGCCATTACGCCTGCGGTCACATTTGTCTTGTTCTGCCGTGCGTGCTCTGCCCCCCCAGCTCTCAGGAGATGTATTGCGCCCCAAACTCAGCTGAGATCAGCCGGGTCTTCCCCCACACAGAGGGGAGCGGGGGTTAGGAGCTCAGCACAGCTACAGGGCAAACACACGGTTCTGAGTGAGGTGGGTCCCGTCTGGAACAATGAGCTGGTGCTGGTCCAGGCGGGCAGGACAAGGCCAAGGTGATGGGCCAGTCAAGCCcatggatttttattttctgtgaaaaagtAGTGCTGAAAGCCAGAACAGTCCAAGAGCCAAATAAGCCAAATCTGGACATCCTAACAGAGCCTGGCTCGTGAGCGACGCAGAGCAGATGCTGGAAACCTGTCCCTTTTTGCCAGGCTTTTGGccagaaaaagcagcagttcCTTCCACAGGAACTGCCCTGAGCCCCTGCAGCGGTGCCCCGGCCAGCCCTCCATTAATGGAACCGTTTTTATTTCGGCAGGCGCAGGCGCGGGCCGCGGGAGCAAGCACCCGTCGGTACGTAACCCCCCGTGCAGCGTGGGGCTGGACGCGGTTCCCCACCGGGGCCAGAGCCGCCGCGGGTGCTGGCGACCAGGCAGGAGGACCAGCACCATCCCCGGCTGCAGAGCCCCGTGCTCGGGCTCTTCGTGGGTGCCTGCAGCCTGCCCGTGCCTCCTGCAGGGGTCGGGGCTGACCCGGAGCCACCACGGGGAGCAGAAGTCGGACTTTTGTGACGcaaggctgctggaagccgcgcggcgGGACAGCGACCCCGCGCTGAGGGAGTTCCTGCGGCTGCTGGCCCTCTGCCACACCGTCATGGTGGAGGAGAGGGGCGGTGGGTTGGCACCGTGGCTGACGTGCTCAGAGAAGGGGTCAAGTTCACGTTCACGGCGTTGAGGCCGTGATGGCTTCTTCGGTTGCCCAGCAAAGCTCTGCCACGGGAGTGCAGGTGGCGTAAGAGCCTGGGGAGCTTTTGGGCCACTGTCTTAGCATCACAGCCATGTATGTTTGGaacagaagcacagaggggataATTCAGCCCTATCTGGGCACTTGTCCTGCCTGGGGCAATGAGCAGAAGAGATGAGACAAGTAGGACTGAGTTCCCCTGGCCTGGTGGCTTCGACTTTAGTGTCTCCATGGATAATGTTGATGCTGGGCGAGGATGAGGATGTTCAGGAGGTGCTTGGCTGGGATTCTCCTTGTCTAACCCCTACTCCTCCCCTGCAGACCAGCTGGTTTATCAAGCAGCTTCACCAGATGAAGAAGCTCTGGTGTtggcagccaggagcctggggtACATCTTTCTGTCCCGAACACAAGACACCATCACCATCAGCGAGCTGGGGATGAAGAGGACGTACAAAGTGCTGGCCATGCTGGACTTCAACAGCGATCGCAAGAGGATGTCTGTCCTGGGTGAGCAGGACAGGGTGTCTCAGGGGTCCCCCCAGGAGCACAGAGGGTCCCTTCCACACTCAGGCCTACAAGCAGTGGCACGGGGATGGCTCTGATTGACCGCAGCGTCACAGGAGTCATCCTGCTCATCCCTGCGGCTCTGCTCACCCTGGTCCCTTGGTGAAGGCAGCTGAGCAGGGTCTGAGCAGCCAAGAGAGAACGAGTAGATGTGGGCTCAGAGGGAGCTGTGAGGAGCTGACGGTCCCCGGggcctgcccctgccccctggTGGTGCAGATCTGGGGACATTCCTGTGCTTCCTATGACCGCGAGCAGAAAAGCACTCGCACCTCCCCCGGCATGACCACTGCATGGGGACAGTGGTGAGTGGGAGCCACCTCTTTGAGTGTCCGAGCTGTCCTTCCCCACCCCCAGTGCGAGACCCCCAGGGCACGATCCGGCTCTACACCAAGGGCGCTGACACGGTCATCCTGGAGAGACTGCAGAGGCGAGGGCCCAGGGAGACCTTCACCGAAATGGCACTGGATGTGAGTCCCACGCCAGCCCGGGGCAGAAAGGGCTGGTCCCCTGCTGCTGGCTTTGGGCTGGGTGTCCTGGAGTCccctgctgctccctccctcTCTGGCTTCAGGAGTTTGGTCcttatttctttcttctgctctAGGAGCCTCACCTGCATATGGGACAGGGGCTAAGAGGGCATCAGATCCACCTTCGGTGTTCTGCATGGAGCAGTTGCATTGCAGGGGTGCTCATGGGGATGCTGTAGGATTGGGGAGGGAGTCTGAGCCCAGAAGGAGACCTCCAGATCCCGCAGGGTCTCTGGCTCTGCCCATGGGAGCACCGTGGCTGGCACGATGCCCTGGTCCACCATAGAGTCATCCTGGTCCAGGGAAGGGAGACCTGATGTGTCGTCTCCACAGCGCTTTGCAGAGGAGACGCTGAGGACTTTGTGCCTGGCCAGCAAGGAGGTGAGCGAGGCCGAATACGGCGCGTGGAGCAGGAGGCACCATGAGGCCAGCGTCCTCCTGCAGGACCGCGCACGGGAGCTGGACAGGCTGTACGACGAGATGGAGCAGAACCTGCAGGTGGGACGAGGCCAGGGTTTAGGAGGAACATTGGGCAGGACTGTGGGCTTTGGCTCTCTGGGGTGAAGGGGTGAAGTGTCCAACCCAACACACACCCGTGGGTGGAAGGACAGGTGGATTTTTTCCCCCGGAGGTGACATTGTGACGTGCCAGCAAACACCGGGTTAGATGATCTGTCAGGACGTGTCAACCCATGGGCAAGGACGCTTGGTTGGACCCACCACCgtgtcttagaatcatagaatagttctgGTCGGAAAAAAccttcaagatcaagtccaactattaaccCAGCAGTGCCAAATCCACCACTGAACCCCGTCCCTAAGCACCTTGTCCTGCCCCACATCTCGGCATCCACTCGCTCTCTTTCCAGCTGCTTGGGGCCACAGCCATTGAGGACAAGTTGCAGGACGGAGTCCCTGAGACCATCCAGCTGCTGAAACTGGGCAACATCAAAGTGTGGGTGCTGACAGGAGACAAACAAGGTCAGTGGAGGCAACTCCAGATCCCACCAACGCATTCCAGCTTCTCCCTTAACCAGCACCAGAGGAGAGATGTGAGACCCTGGGAGTGGGCAGCAACCAGCTTCTGCTGTTCCCTTTAAGATCAAATAACAGCGTGTCCCACAGACCGTGCCACCCCGGGAAAACTGAGCAGGGGAAGCACGGAGCTGGAGCGGAGCCCCAGCCGCTGCTGGCCctgagggctggggctgccccgggtggggagggggtgggcAGCGCCGTGTGGCCACAGGCTGTTGGCAGCTGAATGTTTGCAGAGACCGCCATGAACATCGGCTACGCCTGCAAGCTGCTCACGGACGACATGGAGGTCCTGGAGGAGAAGAAGGTCAGGTGAGGAATCATCGCCTCCTGTTGCCCCTGCTGAAGACCCCTGAGGGCACAGGAACCGGTCCAGGGTGGGCAGAGCTCAACTCTGCAGGAGGTGCTGCTTCTCTGTCCCAGCATGGATGTCCGTGGCTCTCATCTGCTGATGCTTTTCCAGGCCTCCCCACCTGTTTCTGCCCCTACAGGATCACCTTCATTCAGCTTTGACCAGAAAGTGCTTAAGATGTTTCTGCAGTTTCTAAGCCTCAGGAACAGGGGCTAATTTCTAATATCAGTGAGCCCTGGGGGCCAGCTCTCTGTCCGCCCTGTTCCCACCCCTAGGTACCAGCCTCATCTCACTGGAGCTGGCTTGGAGGCAGCAAAGGGCAAATGTAGGTCTCACTTGAGGCCAGGCAGtgtgccccgtgtccccagctcagctccaaccACCCCCTCCTCACACAGTGAGATCCTCGGGGCTCTCCGGGCGAGCAGCAGCGGCCTCGCCGGCAGCGCAGGACCCCTGTGCCACGGCCGCCTCTCCCAGCAGCGCCCGGAGGCTTCACAATGCAAGAAGAGGGCGCTCGTCATCAGCGGGGACTTCCTGGTGAGGTGGCGCTTGGGTGCTCTTCTCTGCTTCTGCCTGCTCTGTTTCTGCCCTGGTGCTGTTGGAGTCCTGGGTGGCACCAGCACATTTCCCTCCTCTCCTGCCCAAGGGGTGGGAAATGTCCATGTTGGGCTGCGGAATGAACTGTGGAGGGGGGGACAACCTCGCACCCATCACTTGGTGTTGGGGGGCTTTGACCACACCTGCCTGACCAGTCTTCTGGGATGATGCAGCCTGGTAGGTCATCG
This region includes:
- the ATP8B3 gene encoding phospholipid-transporting ATPase IK; amino-acid sequence: MAEQDPASSRPRGKRHRPAFTWEVRANDRNYHTQFRKKSAFCLTKKKYAGNAISTAKYNVLTFLPLNLYEQFHRAANVYFVLVILLQAFPEISTLPWYTLLFPLSCLLAIRGLRDLIDDIGRHQSDRSINSRPCEILSGKSFRWQKWRDICVGDIVRLRKESLVPADMLLLRSSEPSSLCYLETADIDGETNLKFRQALLVTHRELASEESMAAFDGRVTCEEPNSRMHSFTGTLAWRGETHALDSERLLLRGCRLRNTDLCYGLVIYAGFDSKIMRNCGKIKRKKTKLDRMMDRLVIMIFLALLVTSLCLAIASGFWAKTFQEKHGYLSVFYKHTTPAQQAFFSFWGFTILLSIIIPMSMYITFEFIYLVNSFFINWDLEMYHAAKDIPAKARSTSLNDQLGQIEYIFSDKTGTLTQNVMSFKKCCINGTIYGAGAGRGSKHPSGSGLTRSHHGEQKSDFCDARLLEAARRDSDPALREFLRLLALCHTVMVEERGDQLVYQAASPDEEALVLAARSLGYIFLSRTQDTITISELGMKRTYKVLAMLDFNSDRKRMSVLVRDPQGTIRLYTKGADTVILERLQRRGPRETFTEMALDRFAEETLRTLCLASKEVSEAEYGAWSRRHHEASVLLQDRARELDRLYDEMEQNLQLLGATAIEDKLQDGVPETIQLLKLGNIKVWVLTGDKQETAMNIGYACKLLTDDMEVLEEKKVSEILGALRASSSGLAGSAGPLCHGRLSQQRPEASQCKKRALVISGDFLDKILHTGEALKEEGRLRRWLPCRGAAGSPEEAGLAEKAFVELAASCQAVLCCRVTPRQKALIVQLVKKHKKATTLAIGDGANDVNMIKTADIGVGISGLEGLQAVQCSDYALAQFSYLQRLLLVHGRWAYLRICKFLRCFFYKTFAGLMTQVWFAFHSGFTAQPLYEGWFLALYNIFYTAYPILSLGLLEQDVSAKKSLEFPELYVIGQQDELFNYRVFSITVLHGLSTSLASFYIALWAFEDRVGSRAVGDYESFAITVATSALLSVLMEIILDTKFWTLLSFLTVTTSLLLFCLFSFLTQSIDAFRIAPAIFRFPDASWNALTDPYVLLVVLLSLVVNTIPSLTVRLYCAIAGKNTTQQKIRLKAQREPEPLVELRAHVLRGSFHHRSSYAFSHQEGYAGLITRGDSLRSRGTRSTIQHPDTAPALSPGPSSPMPSPSA